A genomic window from Microvirga sp. TS319 includes:
- the lipA gene encoding lipoyl synthase, whose product MAVVLDLLNKDNRPRHPEKAHRPDQPVQQRKPDWIRVKAPGSPKWAETNRIVRENKLVTVCEEAGCPNIGECWEKKHATFMIMGDTCTRACAFCNVKTGLPEALDRDEPDNVAKAVEKLGLEHVVITSVDRDDLADGGAQHFADVIHAIRARSPKTTIEILTPDFLRKPGALEVVVAAKPDVFNHNLETVPSRYLKVRPGARYFHSIRLLQQVKELDPTIFTKSGIMVGLGEERNEVLQLMDDLRSADVDFMTIGQYLQPTKKHHPVIRFVTPDEFKAYETTAYAKGFLLVSSTPLTRSSHHAGEDFAKLKAARLAKLG is encoded by the coding sequence ATGGCCGTCGTTCTCGACCTTCTGAACAAGGACAACCGTCCCCGTCACCCGGAAAAGGCGCACCGGCCGGACCAGCCCGTTCAGCAGCGCAAGCCCGATTGGATCCGCGTGAAGGCTCCGGGCTCGCCCAAATGGGCCGAGACCAACCGGATCGTCCGCGAGAACAAGCTCGTGACGGTCTGCGAGGAGGCGGGTTGCCCCAATATCGGCGAGTGCTGGGAGAAGAAGCACGCCACCTTCATGATCATGGGCGACACCTGCACCCGCGCCTGTGCCTTCTGCAATGTGAAGACCGGCCTGCCCGAGGCGCTCGACCGGGACGAGCCCGACAACGTGGCCAAGGCCGTCGAGAAGCTGGGCCTGGAGCACGTCGTCATCACCTCCGTGGACCGCGACGACCTCGCAGACGGGGGTGCGCAGCATTTCGCGGACGTCATCCATGCCATCCGGGCCCGCAGCCCCAAGACGACCATCGAGATCCTGACGCCCGATTTCCTGCGCAAGCCCGGCGCGCTCGAAGTGGTCGTCGCGGCCAAGCCCGACGTGTTCAACCACAACCTGGAAACCGTGCCGTCCCGATACCTGAAGGTCCGTCCCGGCGCGCGGTATTTCCACTCGATCCGCCTGCTCCAGCAGGTGAAGGAGCTCGATCCCACCATCTTCACCAAGTCCGGCATCATGGTCGGCCTCGGGGAGGAGCGGAACGAGGTCCTGCAGCTGATGGACGACCTGCGCTCGGCGGATGTGGACTTCATGACCATCGGCCAGTACCTCCAGCCGACGAAGAAGCATCACCCCGTCATCCGCTTCGTCACGCCCGACGAATTCAAGGCCTATGAAACCACTGCCTATGCGAAGGGTTTCCTCCTCGTCTCCTCGACTCCGCTGACGCGCTCGTCGCACCACGCGGGTGAGGATTTCGCCAAGCTCAAGGCGGCTCGTCTCGCCAAGCTCGGCTGA
- a CDS encoding nicotinamidase, with translation MTEQREIQPGDADVLVVVDIQYDFLPGGALAVPDGGAVVAPINRLAKAFRHVVLTQDWHPKGHASFASSHPGRKPFEATELAYGPQVLWPDHCVQGTPGAEISRDLDIPHAQLVIRKGYNAGIDSYSGFKEADRRTSTGLDGYLKERGFRRVFCAGLATDFCVAWTAIDAAAAGFESYLIEDASRAIDAAGSLARARSDWNAAGVRTIGSGQIREA, from the coding sequence ATGACCGAACAACGGGAAATCCAGCCAGGCGATGCCGACGTGCTGGTGGTCGTCGATATCCAGTACGACTTTCTCCCCGGCGGAGCCCTGGCGGTCCCGGACGGCGGCGCGGTCGTCGCGCCGATCAACCGGCTGGCGAAGGCGTTCCGGCACGTGGTCCTGACGCAGGATTGGCACCCGAAGGGGCACGCCTCCTTCGCGTCGAGCCATCCCGGCAGGAAGCCTTTCGAGGCGACCGAGCTCGCCTATGGCCCCCAGGTGCTGTGGCCGGATCATTGCGTTCAGGGGACGCCGGGCGCTGAGATTTCCCGCGATCTCGACATTCCCCACGCGCAGCTCGTCATCCGCAAAGGCTACAACGCGGGCATCGACAGCTATTCGGGCTTCAAGGAAGCCGACCGCAGAACCTCGACGGGTCTCGATGGCTACCTGAAGGAGCGTGGCTTCAGGCGGGTCTTCTGCGCCGGTCTCGCGACCGATTTCTGCGTGGCCTGGACCGCGATCGATGCCGCCGCGGCAGGCTTCGAGAGCTACCTGATCGAGGATGCCTCGCGGGCCATCGACGCCGCCGGGTCTCTGGCGAGAGCCAGGAGCGACTGGAACGCCGCGGGCGTCCGCACGATCGGGAGCGGGCAGATTCGGGAGGCTTAA
- a CDS encoding BMP family ABC transporter substrate-binding protein, with protein MLSKTIIGALAGAAALALSAGTASAQEKLKVGFVYVGPIGDFGYSYQHDQGRKEMEKALGDKVETTYVENVPEADSERAIEQLARTGHKLIFTTSFGFMEPTLKVAKKYPNIKFEHATGFKRAPNVSTYAAKFHEGRYIAGQIAGKMTKSGTIGYVGAFPIPEVISGINSYFLGAQSVNPNVKLKVVWVNSWFDPAKEGDAAKALLDQGVDVLTQHTDSPAPLQAAEARGKLGFGQASDMERFAPKAQLTAIIDHWGDYYIQRTKAVLDGTWKSEDTWGGLAANMVQMAPYKNMPDDVKKMAEDTEAAIKSGSLNPFKCPVIGQDGKEIECKGNGALSDEQILGMNFYVKGIDDKIPQ; from the coding sequence ATGCTTTCAAAGACAATCATCGGAGCCTTGGCGGGTGCGGCAGCCCTTGCCTTGTCGGCCGGTACCGCGAGCGCGCAGGAGAAGCTGAAGGTCGGCTTCGTCTATGTCGGCCCGATCGGCGATTTCGGCTACAGCTATCAGCACGATCAGGGTCGCAAGGAGATGGAAAAGGCTCTCGGCGACAAGGTCGAGACCACCTATGTCGAGAACGTGCCGGAAGCCGATTCCGAGCGCGCCATCGAGCAGCTGGCCCGTACCGGCCACAAGCTGATCTTCACGACCTCGTTCGGCTTCATGGAGCCGACCCTGAAGGTCGCCAAGAAGTATCCGAACATCAAGTTCGAGCACGCGACCGGCTTCAAGCGCGCCCCCAACGTGTCGACCTATGCGGCCAAGTTCCACGAGGGCCGCTACATCGCCGGCCAGATCGCCGGCAAGATGACCAAGTCGGGCACCATCGGGTATGTGGGCGCCTTCCCGATTCCGGAAGTGATCTCCGGCATCAACTCGTACTTCCTCGGCGCGCAGTCGGTGAACCCGAACGTGAAGCTTAAGGTCGTGTGGGTGAATTCCTGGTTCGATCCGGCGAAGGAAGGCGATGCCGCCAAGGCTCTGCTCGACCAGGGCGTGGACGTGCTCACGCAGCACACCGACAGCCCGGCACCGCTCCAGGCCGCCGAGGCGCGCGGCAAGCTCGGCTTCGGCCAGGCCTCCGACATGGAGCGCTTCGCTCCGAAGGCTCAGCTGACGGCGATCATCGACCATTGGGGCGATTATTACATCCAGCGCACCAAGGCCGTTCTCGACGGCACCTGGAAATCCGAGGACACCTGGGGCGGTCTGGCCGCCAACATGGTGCAGATGGCTCCCTACAAGAACATGCCCGACGACGTGAAGAAGATGGCCGAGGATACCGAGGCCGCAATCAAGTCCGGCTCGCTCAACCCCTTCAAGTGCCCGGTGATCGGCCAGGACGGCAAGGAGATCGAGTGCAAGGGCAACGGCGCGCTGTCGGACGAGCAGATCCTCGGGATGAACTTCTACGTGAAGGGCATCGACGACAAGATCCCGCAATAA
- a CDS encoding ABC transporter permease: MTTFEAILLTIVTASTPLLIAALGELVSERAGVLNLGVEGMMIMGAACSFAAAVTFDSTVVGVLAGILAGVAMAALFALAVLGFAANQVGSGLALTIFGIGLSGLIGAPFVGARRDPIAPLDIPVLSDLPVVGRLFFEQDLFVYGSIALTVLIALYLGRTRSGLTLRSIGENHGSAHGLGLPVLRVRFLAILFGGACAGLAGAYLSLVYTRFWAPGMTSGRGWIALALVVFAAWRPAWVLVGAYIFGTATVLQLHAQAAQFGVPSQALSAVPYLATILALLLLSLRRGRAIGAPGSLGVPFVPDR; encoded by the coding sequence GTGACCACATTCGAGGCCATTCTTCTCACCATCGTGACGGCTTCCACGCCGCTTCTCATCGCGGCGCTCGGCGAACTGGTGTCGGAGCGCGCGGGCGTTCTGAATCTCGGCGTCGAAGGCATGATGATCATGGGCGCGGCGTGCTCCTTCGCGGCCGCCGTGACCTTCGACTCGACGGTCGTCGGCGTACTCGCCGGGATTCTGGCGGGCGTCGCGATGGCCGCGCTCTTCGCGCTGGCGGTGCTGGGATTTGCCGCGAACCAAGTCGGCTCGGGGCTCGCGCTCACCATTTTCGGCATCGGCCTGTCGGGACTCATCGGGGCGCCTTTCGTGGGCGCGCGCCGCGATCCCATCGCTCCCCTCGACATCCCGGTCCTCAGCGATCTGCCGGTGGTCGGCCGCCTCTTTTTTGAGCAGGATCTTTTCGTCTACGGATCCATCGCGCTCACGGTTCTGATCGCCCTCTATCTCGGCAGGACGCGGTCCGGCCTGACCCTCCGGTCCATCGGAGAGAACCATGGATCGGCCCATGGGCTCGGCCTTCCGGTCCTGCGCGTGCGATTCCTGGCCATTCTCTTCGGGGGTGCGTGCGCCGGTCTCGCGGGAGCCTACCTGTCCCTCGTCTACACGCGGTTCTGGGCTCCAGGCATGACGTCCGGCCGCGGCTGGATCGCCCTCGCGCTGGTCGTGTTCGCGGCCTGGCGCCCGGCCTGGGTGCTGGTCGGAGCCTATATCTTCGGCACGGCCACCGTGCTCCAGCTCCATGCCCAGGCGGCCCAGTTCGGCGTGCCGTCCCAGGCCCTGTCGGCGGTGCCGTATCTCGCCACGATCCTGGCGCTGCTGCTGCTGTCCCTGCGGCGCGGACGGGCGATCGGCGCCCCGGGATCCCTGGGCGTTCCTTTCGTGCCTGACCGGTGA
- a CDS encoding ABC transporter permease: MRFELTPRTTVSPVARAVAPVAAFIVSFLIAGFVIWLMGRSPIAAFNVYVVQPLSDPWSLQELLVKATPLALIAIGLSYCFRANLWNIGAEGQYVMGAVLGSWLALKTHGTDAGFWVLPLMLILGMIGGALYGLIPAVLKTRFGVNEILTSLMLVYVAQLTLDYLVRGPWRDPKGFNFPQSVTFDPSATLPPVMEASRVNYGTVFALVAVLVTAVVLGRTLFGYRLKLTGDAPRAARFAGFSSKATTLAVFAISGGLAGLAGISEVSGQIGQLQPSISPGYGFTAITVAFLGRLNPFGIMVAALVLALTFIGGESAQILLKLPLDLTQAFQGMLLLCVLAADALVSNRIRFVTRGGGK; this comes from the coding sequence ATGCGGTTTGAGCTGACGCCCCGCACGACGGTCTCTCCCGTGGCGCGCGCGGTCGCGCCGGTCGCGGCCTTCATCGTGTCGTTTCTCATCGCGGGCTTCGTGATCTGGCTCATGGGCCGGTCGCCCATCGCGGCCTTCAACGTCTATGTGGTTCAGCCCCTGAGCGATCCCTGGTCGCTCCAGGAACTGCTGGTGAAGGCGACGCCGCTCGCTCTGATCGCGATCGGCCTGTCCTATTGCTTTCGCGCCAATCTCTGGAATATCGGCGCCGAGGGGCAGTACGTCATGGGCGCGGTCCTGGGGAGCTGGCTCGCGCTGAAGACCCACGGAACGGATGCCGGATTCTGGGTGCTGCCGCTCATGCTGATCCTCGGCATGATCGGCGGCGCGCTCTACGGCCTCATCCCGGCCGTCCTGAAGACCCGCTTCGGCGTCAACGAGATCCTGACGAGCCTCATGCTCGTCTATGTGGCGCAGCTCACGCTCGACTATCTCGTGCGCGGGCCATGGCGCGACCCGAAGGGCTTCAATTTCCCGCAATCGGTCACCTTCGACCCGTCGGCGACGCTGCCTCCGGTGATGGAGGCGAGCCGCGTGAATTACGGGACGGTCTTCGCCCTCGTCGCGGTCCTGGTGACCGCCGTGGTGCTCGGACGGACCCTGTTCGGCTATCGCCTCAAGCTCACGGGCGATGCGCCCCGCGCGGCCCGGTTCGCGGGCTTCAGCTCCAAGGCGACGACGCTTGCGGTCTTCGCGATTTCGGGCGGCCTCGCGGGACTCGCGGGCATTTCCGAGGTCTCCGGCCAGATCGGGCAGCTCCAGCCCTCGATCTCCCCCGGCTACGGCTTCACGGCCATCACGGTGGCGTTCCTGGGCCGCCTCAATCCCTTCGGCATCATGGTGGCGGCGCTGGTTCTCGCGCTCACCTTCATCGGCGGGGAGAGCGCCCAGATCCTTCTCAAACTGCCGCTGGACCTGACCCAGGCGTTCCAGGGCATGCTTCTGCTCTGCGTTCTGGCGGCCGACGCCCTGGTCAGCAACCGCATTCGTTTCGTGACACGGGGAGGGGGCAAGTGA
- a CDS encoding ABC transporter ATP-binding protein — MKADVSSSGPPLVELKGISKRYGDLLANDGIDLSIEPGEIHALLGENGAGKSTLVKILYGVIEPSAGEIRWEGRPVTIGSPVEARALGLGMVFQHFSLFDEMTVAENIAVALSSEWSLATVRGKLGEISRTYGLALDADRAVWTLSAGERQRIEIVRCLLQNPRLLILDEPTSVLTPQEAEHLFTTLDKLSAEGCSILYISHKLEEVRRLCRRATILRSGRVVATIDPRASTAREIAALMVGNEVGEIRTDAPHVPQGEILRVDHLDMPPAGLHGQALRDINLVARAGEVVGIAGVAGNGQSELFAALSGERLADRAGAIVIAGRPSGTLGIDARRRLAAAFVPEERLGHAAAPTHRLSENTLISHAATEVSRSGFILLNAAKRLARTIIKSFDVRTPEGDPQARKLSGGNLQKFVIGREIIRKPKLLIVDQPTWGVDAGAARLIRQALVDLAREGSAVVVVSQDLDELFEVADQMAVIHQGQLSPVKPIGAWTKEAVGLEMLGVAHTPGGAHAV; from the coding sequence GTGAAGGCAGACGTATCATCATCTGGGCCGCCCCTTGTCGAGCTAAAAGGGATCAGCAAGCGTTACGGCGACCTGCTCGCCAACGACGGCATCGACCTGTCGATCGAGCCCGGGGAGATCCATGCCCTGCTCGGCGAGAACGGCGCGGGCAAGTCGACCCTGGTCAAGATCCTCTATGGCGTCATCGAGCCCAGCGCCGGTGAGATCCGGTGGGAAGGGCGGCCCGTCACCATCGGTTCTCCGGTCGAGGCGCGCGCGCTCGGCCTCGGCATGGTGTTTCAACATTTCTCGCTGTTCGACGAAATGACCGTCGCCGAGAACATCGCCGTCGCCCTCTCGTCCGAGTGGAGCCTCGCAACGGTGCGCGGCAAGCTCGGCGAGATCAGCCGGACCTACGGGCTCGCGCTCGACGCCGACCGCGCCGTCTGGACCCTGTCCGCCGGCGAGCGGCAGCGCATCGAGATCGTCCGCTGCCTGCTGCAGAACCCGCGCCTGCTGATCCTCGACGAGCCGACCTCCGTTCTGACCCCGCAGGAGGCCGAGCACCTCTTCACGACCCTGGACAAGCTCTCGGCGGAGGGCTGCTCGATCCTGTACATCTCGCACAAGCTCGAGGAGGTGCGCCGTCTCTGCCGCCGCGCCACCATCCTGAGGTCCGGGCGCGTGGTGGCGACCATCGATCCGCGGGCGAGCACTGCGCGGGAAATCGCGGCCCTGATGGTCGGCAACGAGGTCGGCGAGATCCGCACCGATGCGCCGCATGTGCCGCAGGGCGAGATCCTGCGCGTCGATCACCTCGACATGCCGCCCGCGGGGCTTCACGGACAGGCCCTGAGGGACATCAATCTCGTGGCGCGCGCCGGCGAGGTGGTAGGCATCGCGGGCGTCGCCGGAAACGGGCAGAGCGAGCTGTTCGCGGCGCTGTCCGGGGAAAGGCTGGCGGACCGGGCCGGCGCGATCGTCATCGCGGGCAGGCCCAGCGGCACCCTGGGCATCGACGCCCGCCGCCGTCTGGCCGCCGCCTTCGTTCCGGAGGAGCGCCTGGGCCATGCGGCGGCTCCGACACACCGGCTGAGCGAGAACACCCTGATCTCGCATGCGGCGACCGAGGTGAGCCGGTCCGGCTTCATCCTGCTGAACGCCGCCAAGCGGCTCGCCCGCACGATCATCAAGAGCTTCGACGTGAGAACGCCGGAGGGCGATCCCCAGGCGCGCAAGCTCTCCGGCGGCAACCTGCAGAAATTCGTGATCGGGCGCGAGATCATCCGCAAGCCGAAGCTGCTGATCGTCGATCAGCCGACCTGGGGTGTTGACGCGGGCGCGGCGCGCCTGATCCGCCAGGCGCTCGTCGATCTCGCCCGCGAGGGCAGCGCCGTCGTGGTGGTGAGCCAGGACCTGGACGAGCTGTTCGAAGTGGCCGATCAGATGGCCGTGATCCACCAGGGACAATTGAGCCCGGTCAAACCCATCGGCGCATGGACCAAGGAGGCGGTCGGCCTTGAAATGCTAGGCGTGGCTCATACCCCGGGGGGCGCTCATGCGGTTTGA
- a CDS encoding UbiH/UbiF family hydroxylase: MMKSYSIAIVGAGAVGLSAALAFARDGFETVMIGGLDARRDGRTVALLNGSVRFLQALGVWPDLAPEAAPLEVMRIIDDTGSLFRPPPVSFSSREIDLDAFGWNIENATLVERLAEAARSCEHLTLLPQHATGFRAEADRALVTLADGSEIEANLVVAGDGRNSRLRQIAGIEARTWSYPQTALTAILAHEREHRESSTEFHTRNGPFTLVPLPGRRSSLVWVMSPKQAEQLAKLDDRALALAIERQAQSLLGGMRIDGPRGVVPMTGLSVDRFGAPRLALVGEAAHVFPPIGAQGLNLGFRDVASLRDAVVDAFDDRREPGSPDTLKQYQRSRDLDVRLRTAAVDGLNRTLLTGFLPADLLRGAGLLALSRLGPLRRAVMREGVLPHMGAPRLMQIVSAP; this comes from the coding sequence ATGATGAAAAGCTATAGCATTGCCATCGTCGGAGCGGGAGCGGTCGGCCTGAGCGCTGCCCTGGCCTTCGCCCGCGACGGCTTCGAGACGGTCATGATCGGCGGCCTCGATGCCCGGCGGGACGGGCGGACCGTCGCTCTCCTCAACGGTTCGGTCCGTTTTCTGCAGGCGCTCGGCGTCTGGCCCGACCTCGCCCCGGAAGCGGCGCCGCTCGAAGTGATGCGCATCATCGACGATACGGGCAGCCTGTTCCGCCCGCCGCCGGTCTCGTTCTCCTCGCGGGAAATTGATCTCGACGCCTTCGGCTGGAACATCGAGAACGCGACGCTCGTGGAGCGGCTGGCCGAAGCCGCCCGGTCCTGCGAGCACCTGACGCTCCTGCCCCAGCACGCCACCGGGTTCCGGGCCGAGGCGGATCGGGCCCTGGTCACCCTCGCAGACGGCTCCGAGATCGAGGCCAATCTCGTCGTGGCGGGCGACGGGCGCAATTCCCGGCTGCGCCAGATCGCCGGCATCGAGGCCCGGACCTGGTCCTATCCCCAGACGGCCCTGACGGCTATCCTGGCCCATGAGCGCGAGCACCGGGAGAGCTCGACCGAGTTTCATACGCGCAACGGCCCCTTCACCCTCGTTCCCCTCCCCGGCAGGCGCTCGAGCCTCGTATGGGTGATGAGCCCCAAACAGGCCGAACAGCTCGCCAAGCTCGACGACAGGGCGCTGGCCCTGGCCATCGAGCGCCAGGCCCAGTCCCTTCTCGGGGGGATGCGCATCGACGGGCCCCGCGGTGTCGTGCCGATGACCGGCCTGTCCGTCGACCGGTTCGGCGCTCCCCGTCTGGCCCTCGTGGGCGAGGCGGCCCACGTCTTCCCGCCCATCGGGGCTCAGGGCCTCAATCTCGGATTCCGCGACGTGGCCTCCTTGAGGGACGCGGTGGTGGACGCCTTCGACGACAGGCGCGAGCCCGGCTCGCCCGACACGCTGAAGCAATACCAGCGCAGCCGCGATCTCGACGTGCGCCTGCGGACGGCCGCCGTGGACGGGCTCAACAGGACCTTGCTCACCGGCTTTCTGCCGGCCGACCTCCTGAGGGGCGCCGGCCTCCTGGCGCTCAGCAGGCTCGGCCCCCTGCGCCGCGCCGTCATGCGCGAGGGCGTGCTGCCCCATATGGGAGCACCCCGCCTCATGCAGATCGTCTCGGCTCCTTAG
- a CDS encoding AEC family transporter encodes MSDLIGLFNLLAPFFGLIGLGFFCGKTVRQPEAGLAWMQFFLIYVALPCLFFRLIADKPLDQLANWAFVAGTTFSTACAFLLSFAAGWRHTKDLPQSVMQGVAGSYSNIGYMGPPLILAAIGPAASAPVVLIFVFDNLFLFSVVPLLMSVAGLERLNLSATIRRIVWRVATHPFNVATALGAAVSFLHLEIPGPVNQMVTWLSGSAAPCALFLLGVTVALRPTHRVPGEVPALVVIKLILHPLLVWIVLSAIGDFGQTWTYAAMVMAALPPALNIFVISTQYNVGVERASACVLIGTLVSIVTLTAVLYLTTNTGTLPYDLFP; translated from the coding sequence ATGTCCGACCTGATCGGGCTGTTCAACCTGCTCGCCCCTTTCTTCGGCCTGATCGGCCTCGGGTTCTTCTGCGGCAAGACCGTCAGGCAGCCGGAGGCGGGCCTCGCGTGGATGCAGTTCTTTCTGATCTACGTGGCCCTGCCATGCCTGTTCTTCCGGCTCATCGCCGACAAGCCGCTGGATCAGCTCGCCAACTGGGCCTTCGTGGCGGGCACCACCTTCTCGACGGCCTGCGCCTTCCTGTTGTCCTTCGCGGCGGGGTGGCGGCACACGAAGGACCTGCCGCAATCGGTCATGCAGGGCGTCGCCGGCTCCTATTCCAATATCGGCTACATGGGGCCGCCCCTGATCCTGGCGGCCATCGGCCCCGCCGCGAGCGCGCCGGTCGTCCTCATCTTCGTGTTCGACAACCTGTTCCTGTTCTCGGTCGTCCCGCTGCTCATGTCCGTCGCCGGGCTCGAGCGGCTCAACCTGTCGGCCACGATCCGCCGCATCGTCTGGCGGGTGGCGACCCATCCCTTCAACGTGGCCACGGCTCTCGGCGCCGCCGTGAGCTTTCTCCATCTGGAGATCCCGGGACCCGTCAATCAGATGGTGACCTGGCTGTCGGGCTCCGCCGCGCCCTGCGCCCTGTTCCTGCTCGGCGTGACCGTGGCCCTGCGCCCGACGCACCGCGTCCCGGGAGAGGTGCCGGCCCTTGTCGTCATCAAGCTGATCCTCCATCCCCTGCTGGTCTGGATCGTGCTCTCGGCCATCGGCGATTTCGGGCAGACCTGGACCTACGCGGCCATGGTCATGGCGGCCCTGCCGCCCGCCCTGAACATCTTCGTGATCTCGACCCAGTACAATGTCGGCGTGGAGCGGGCCTCCGCCTGCGTCCTCATCGGCACGCTGGTGTCCATCGTGACGCTGACGGCGGTGCTCTATCTCACGACCAACACCGGTACCTTGCCCTACGACCTGTTTCCTTAG
- the hspQ gene encoding heat shock protein HspQ: MKASSAKFAIGQVVRHRLFDFRGLIFDVDPEFDNTEEWWLSIPEDVRPRKDQPFYHLFAENSETEYIAYVSEQNLMPDHSDEPLRNPMIEEMFVRQPNGGYRAKPSLAH, from the coding sequence ATGAAAGCGAGTTCGGCGAAATTCGCGATCGGCCAGGTGGTCAGGCATCGCCTGTTCGATTTCCGAGGCCTCATCTTCGATGTGGACCCTGAATTCGACAACACCGAAGAATGGTGGCTGTCCATCCCCGAGGACGTCCGTCCCCGCAAGGATCAGCCGTTCTACCATCTCTTCGCCGAGAACTCGGAAACCGAGTACATCGCATACGTTTCCGAACAGAATTTGATGCCCGACCACTCGGACGAGCCTCTGCGCAACCCGATGATCGAGGAAATGTTCGTACGCCAGCCCAACGGCGGATACAGGGCCAAGCCGAGCCTCGCGCACTGA
- a CDS encoding invasion associated locus B family protein, which produces MSFATRIASLGGSCGLAIAAALLASAPASAQAPKPAAQPAKPAAPAPAQAQQQASGPTVVQVKAEPSQPEWTKVCGKDQNTNTEICYTTRDFVSDQGQPVLALAVYDVKGPQPQKVVRFVMPLGLLLQPGLRFAVDQGQATPGRYVMCLPNGCFAEAQVKDDFIASLKKGANLNVSVQNQVGREITFAVPAAGFGKAFDGPPIDPKVLEEQQKKLQEELQKKSEEMRQKMLQSNGAAAPGAQPAAPATPAPKP; this is translated from the coding sequence ATGTCATTCGCGACACGCATCGCGAGCTTGGGGGGTTCCTGTGGCCTGGCGATCGCCGCGGCCCTTCTCGCCAGCGCGCCCGCTTCCGCTCAGGCCCCGAAGCCCGCCGCTCAGCCGGCGAAGCCCGCCGCTCCTGCGCCGGCTCAGGCCCAGCAGCAGGCCAGCGGCCCCACGGTCGTGCAGGTGAAGGCCGAGCCGTCCCAGCCGGAATGGACCAAGGTCTGCGGCAAGGACCAGAACACCAATACCGAAATCTGCTACACCACCCGCGACTTCGTCTCGGATCAGGGCCAGCCGGTTCTCGCGCTCGCGGTCTACGACGTGAAGGGCCCGCAGCCCCAGAAGGTCGTCCGCTTCGTGATGCCGCTCGGCCTGCTGCTGCAGCCCGGCCTGCGCTTCGCCGTCGATCAGGGTCAGGCGACCCCCGGCCGCTACGTGATGTGCCTGCCCAACGGCTGCTTCGCCGAGGCCCAGGTGAAGGACGACTTCATCGCCTCGCTCAAGAAGGGCGCGAACCTGAACGTCAGCGTCCAGAACCAGGTGGGCCGCGAGATCACCTTCGCGGTTCCGGCTGCCGGCTTCGGGAAGGCCTTCGACGGTCCTCCGATCGATCCGAAGGTGCTCGAGGAGCAGCAGAAGAAGCTCCAGGAAGAGCTCCAGAAGAAGAGCGAAGAGATGCGCCAGAAGATGCTTCAGAGCAACGGCGCCGCGGCCCCGGGCGCTCAGCCCGCCGCTCCCGCGACTCCGGCTCCCAAGCCGTAA